Proteins co-encoded in one Desulfofundulus luciae genomic window:
- a CDS encoding LexA family protein, with protein sequence MKNYYEEIGKRIKIAREDRGLTQEQLGEKLGFTKTAINLYEKGKRRISIDDLKRISNVLGKPLSFFLGESLSPMETISSLIQKPLADFLPIKQIPLLGTISPGAPPYTDADILGYVSIDRELDADFAFKVRDDSMSGAGIMPGDIAICKKVDAVEPGQIVVALINGDEVTVRYIVSDDGLWKLRATNPHYEDVPFSPGVKKIHGIVVLIQKKPPTLAEGVYAGQTDDWVQVREVAAKYGISPEKAKLLLESFGRLMESEEEQADDNKEKE encoded by the coding sequence ATGAAAAATTATTATGAAGAAATTGGTAAAAGAATAAAAATTGCCCGGGAAGACCGCGGGCTCACCCAGGAGCAGCTAGGTGAAAAGCTGGGGTTCACTAAAACCGCCATCAACCTTTACGAAAAAGGGAAAAGGCGGATTTCCATAGATGATCTAAAAAGAATATCAAATGTTTTGGGCAAGCCCCTGTCCTTTTTTTTGGGCGAAAGCCTTTCCCCAATGGAAACCATCAGTTCGCTTATCCAGAAACCCCTGGCCGACTTTCTGCCCATTAAACAAATCCCCCTTTTGGGTACGATAAGCCCCGGAGCACCTCCCTACACTGACGCGGATATCCTTGGTTACGTGAGCATCGACAGGGAGCTTGACGCTGATTTTGCCTTCAAGGTAAGGGACGACAGTATGAGCGGGGCCGGAATCATGCCCGGAGATATAGCCATTTGCAAGAAAGTCGACGCGGTAGAGCCGGGCCAGATCGTTGTCGCTCTCATAAACGGGGATGAGGTAACGGTGAGATATATCGTTTCCGATGATGGCCTCTGGAAGTTGCGTGCGACCAACCCCCATTATGAAGACGTTCCTTTTAGCCCCGGGGTAAAAAAGATTCACGGCATCGTGGTTTTAATCCAGAAAAAGCCGCCAACATTGGCAGAGGGAGTTTATGCCGGGCAAACCGACGACTGGGTGCAGGTCAGGGAAGTGGCGGCCAAATACGGTATCAGCCCGGAAAAGGCCAAACTGCTACTTGAATCGTTTGGCAGGTTAATGGAAAGTGAAGAGGAACAAGCCGATGACAACAAAGAAAAGGAGTAA